Proteins from a genomic interval of Desulfovibrio sp. TomC:
- a CDS encoding sodium:calcium antiporter: MKKLLPLYLALAATLPGLACFLFSIHPSPPVTAALAGLAILGASFLLLWACDVAQTDIPQALALAVVALIAVLPEYAVDMYFTWMAGQQPESDYAHFAIANMTGANRLLIGVAWTLVAFLVWWRTRKPVILEGERRTEVLFLGLATAYAISIPLSGSLTWVDGLVLVGLYIVYIVIAARRECEEPELEGVACVIGGLPKGLRRLSTLALFLFAAGVIVANAEAFSEGLVATGRIFGVNEFLLVQWLAPIASEAPEVIVAVMFALRGMGGMALGSLISSKLNQWTLLVGMIPGAYGLSSGSFATPIPLDGVQMHEIMLTAAQSLLAVGLLAGLRLDMRGALLLFGLFLGQFLAPAVPESFWNLFPGHLSGSQVHFFFSFLYAGLFVVLLPRTGRQLLALVRPKRRKIA, translated from the coding sequence ATGAAAAAATTGCTCCCCCTGTATCTGGCCCTGGCCGCCACCCTGCCGGGCCTGGCCTGCTTCCTCTTCTCCATCCACCCCTCGCCGCCAGTCACCGCCGCCCTGGCCGGCCTGGCCATCCTCGGCGCATCCTTTCTGCTCCTGTGGGCCTGCGACGTGGCCCAGACCGACATCCCGCAAGCCCTGGCCCTGGCTGTCGTGGCCCTTATCGCCGTGTTGCCGGAATACGCCGTGGACATGTATTTCACCTGGATGGCCGGCCAGCAGCCCGAGTCCGACTACGCCCACTTCGCCATCGCCAACATGACCGGGGCCAACCGGCTCTTAATCGGCGTGGCCTGGACCCTGGTCGCCTTCCTGGTCTGGTGGCGCACCCGCAAACCGGTCATTCTCGAAGGCGAACGCCGCACCGAGGTGCTCTTTCTCGGGTTGGCCACGGCCTACGCCATCTCCATCCCGCTGTCCGGGTCGCTGACCTGGGTGGACGGATTGGTCCTCGTTGGCCTCTACATCGTCTACATCGTCATCGCCGCCCGGCGCGAATGCGAGGAACCCGAACTCGAAGGCGTGGCCTGCGTCATCGGCGGCCTGCCCAAGGGGCTTCGCCGGTTGTCCACCCTGGCCCTGTTTCTCTTTGCCGCCGGGGTCATCGTGGCCAATGCCGAGGCCTTTAGCGAAGGTTTGGTCGCCACCGGCCGCATTTTCGGGGTCAACGAATTCCTGCTGGTCCAGTGGCTGGCCCCCATCGCCTCGGAAGCCCCGGAGGTCATCGTGGCCGTCATGTTCGCCCTGCGCGGCATGGGCGGCATGGCCCTGGGGAGCCTCATCTCTTCCAAGCTCAACCAGTGGACGCTCCTTGTCGGCATGATCCCCGGCGCCTACGGCCTCTCGTCCGGCTCCTTTGCCACGCCCATTCCCTTGGACGGCGTGCAGATGCACGAGATCATGCTCACGGCCGCCCAATCGCTGCTGGCCGTGGGCCTGCTGGCCGGCCTGCGCCTGGACATGCGGGGAGCGCTGCTCCTTTTTGGCCTGTTTCTCGGCCAGTTCCTGGCCCCGGCCGTGCCCGAGTCCTTCTGGAACCTCTTCCCGGGCCATCTCTCGGGGAGTCAGGTCCACTTCTTTTTCAGCTTCCTCTATGCTGGCCTGTTCGTGGTCCTGCTGCCGCGCACCGGCCGCCAGCTGCTGGCCCTGGTGCGCCCCAAGCGCCGTAAAATCGCTTGA
- the proB gene encoding glutamate 5-kinase, giving the protein MAQCDWREKRRQVMSQARRVVIKVGSAVLAGPDGVELAVIASLARQISDLAQAGYQVLLVSSGAVAAGRAVLGERYDPTFLPHRQAASAIGQSRIMHAYDQEFARHGRIAAQVLLTRDDLDNRERYLNLRNTLSTLFDLGAVPVVNENDSVAISELVYGDNDCLAGLLVGAVGAELFVNLTSARGVFAENPDDNPAAAPMECIDNIGELDLDAMCGAKTTLGTGGMYSKLLSARRVAQLGVPTLILAGREEGALARGLAGEAVGTFVLSGCKAIPRRKFWLAYHHEPQGTLTVDDGAARALRDKGKSLLPAGIVDVAGDFPVGSMVRVATVAGDTIGVGLSNYAADDVRKIMGLKSSRIAQVLGEAAYAEAVHRDNLLLDPAI; this is encoded by the coding sequence ATGGCCCAGTGCGACTGGCGTGAGAAACGCCGGCAAGTCATGTCCCAGGCCCGTCGGGTGGTCATCAAGGTCGGCAGCGCCGTCCTGGCCGGCCCGGACGGCGTCGAACTGGCCGTCATTGCCTCCCTGGCCCGCCAGATTTCCGATCTGGCCCAGGCCGGCTATCAGGTGCTGCTGGTCTCCAGCGGGGCCGTGGCCGCCGGCCGGGCCGTCCTTGGCGAACGCTACGATCCGACCTTCCTGCCCCATCGGCAGGCGGCTTCGGCCATTGGCCAAAGCCGCATCATGCACGCCTATGACCAGGAGTTCGCCCGCCATGGCCGCATCGCCGCCCAGGTGCTCCTGACCCGCGACGATCTGGACAACCGCGAGCGCTACCTGAATCTGCGCAATACCCTGTCCACGCTTTTTGATCTCGGCGCGGTGCCGGTGGTCAACGAAAACGACTCCGTGGCCATTTCCGAGCTGGTCTACGGCGACAACGACTGTCTGGCCGGCCTGCTGGTCGGCGCGGTCGGCGCGGAGCTGTTCGTCAACCTGACCTCGGCCAGGGGCGTTTTTGCCGAGAATCCCGACGACAATCCGGCGGCCGCGCCCATGGAGTGCATCGACAACATCGGCGAGCTCGACCTGGACGCCATGTGCGGGGCCAAGACCACGCTTGGCACCGGCGGCATGTATTCCAAGCTCCTGTCGGCCCGGCGGGTGGCCCAGCTCGGCGTGCCGACGCTCATTCTCGCCGGCCGCGAAGAGGGGGCGCTGGCCCGGGGGCTGGCCGGCGAGGCCGTGGGCACCTTCGTGCTCTCGGGCTGCAAGGCCATCCCCCGGCGCAAGTTCTGGCTGGCCTACCACCACGAGCCGCAAGGGACGCTGACCGTGGACGACGGCGCGGCCCGGGCGCTTCGGGACAAGGGCAAAAGCCTGCTCCCGGCCGGCATCGTGGACGTGGCCGGTGATTTTCCGGTCGGGTCCATGGTCCGGGTGGCCACCGTGGCCGGCGACACCATCGGGGTCGGGCTTTCCAATTACGCCGCCGACGACGTGCGAAAGATCATGGGCCTAAAAAGTTCGCGCATTGCCCAGGTCCTGGGCGAGGCCGCCTACGCCGAAGCCGTGCACCGCGACAACCTGCTGCTCGATCCGGCCATCTGA
- a CDS encoding HAD family hydrolase, translated as MTRPITTLFCDVGGVLLTNGWDRQARAEAARTFGLDAAETDERHHLTFDAYEEGKLSLDEYLDRTVFYTPRSFDKGAFRDFMLARSKPLADMLTYVRGLKTRYGIKIVVVNNEGRELNQYRIKAFGLECFVDAFVSSCFVHMRKPDADIFRVALDIAQTDPADAAYIDDRAMFVEVAATLGIRGVVHRDAQTTAKALTAYGGFAAACVAGPA; from the coding sequence GTGACCCGGCCCATCACCACGCTTTTTTGCGATGTCGGCGGCGTTTTACTCACCAACGGCTGGGACCGTCAGGCCCGGGCCGAGGCCGCCCGCACCTTCGGCCTGGACGCGGCCGAGACCGACGAACGCCACCACCTGACCTTCGACGCCTACGAGGAAGGCAAGCTGTCCCTGGACGAATACCTGGACCGCACTGTCTTTTACACGCCGCGCTCCTTTGACAAGGGCGCCTTTCGGGACTTCATGCTGGCGCGTTCAAAACCGCTAGCCGACATGCTCACTTACGTGCGCGGCCTCAAAACGCGCTACGGCATCAAGATCGTCGTGGTCAACAACGAGGGCCGCGAACTCAACCAGTACCGCATCAAGGCCTTTGGCCTGGAGTGCTTTGTCGATGCCTTCGTGTCCTCGTGCTTTGTCCACATGCGCAAACCCGACGCCGACATCTTCCGCGTGGCCCTGGACATTGCCCAGACCGATCCGGCCGACGCCGCCTACATCGACGACCGGGCCATGTTCGTGGAGGTGGCGGCCACCCTGGGCATCCGGGGCGTGGTCCACCGCGATGCCCAAACCACGGCCAAGGCGCTGACCGCCTATGGCGGCTTTGCCGCAGCCTGCGTGGCCGGACCGGCCTAA
- a CDS encoding NifB/NifX family molybdenum-iron cluster-binding protein, with product MTKIAIPSRDGQVDEHFGHCGYFTVLTIGPDKTVAAEETFAPPAECGCKSNLVNDLLGMGVTTLIAGNMGQGAATKLRQSGMTVIRGASGPVREAAAAYLAGNLADRDELCMAHGHNCLDD from the coding sequence ATGACCAAGATCGCCATCCCCTCCCGCGACGGGCAGGTGGACGAACACTTCGGCCACTGCGGCTATTTCACCGTGCTGACCATCGGCCCGGACAAGACCGTGGCCGCTGAAGAGACCTTTGCCCCGCCGGCCGAATGCGGCTGCAAGTCCAATCTGGTGAACGACCTGCTTGGCATGGGCGTGACCACGCTTATTGCCGGCAACATGGGCCAGGGCGCGGCCACCAAGCTGCGCCAGTCCGGCATGACCGTCATTCGCGGCGCTTCCGGCCCGGTCCGCGAGGCGGCCGCCGCCTATCTGGCCGGCAATCTGGCCGACCGCGACGAACTGTGCATGGCCCACGGCCACAACTGCCTCGACGACTAG
- a CDS encoding cell wall hydrolase: MFHFGSRSLKALATCHPALQAVAHKAIAVTPVDFIVTEGFRGREAQEEAYANGFSKARWGKSPHNHEPSLALDVVPYPVDWDDVAKFKAIAAAFKQAAGELGVVLRWGGDFKSILDTPHFEIDAPANDKWTEAPAASLDNAVTASLGTRADLVGLADAELLARVIWGECRGINADEARAIAHVVVNRANTPCWWGKTVKECCLKAKQFSCLNEGDPNLAKILAGDFRDGSWSNCLAEAGDALAGVSPDPTGGAVCYHASAMDPYPSWAQEMIFTVPIGSHRFYRER, encoded by the coding sequence ATGTTTCATTTCGGAAGCCGTTCCCTCAAGGCCCTGGCCACCTGCCATCCGGCCTTGCAGGCCGTGGCCCACAAGGCCATCGCCGTCACCCCCGTCGATTTTATCGTCACCGAAGGATTCAGAGGCAGGGAGGCCCAGGAGGAGGCCTATGCCAATGGCTTTTCCAAGGCCAGATGGGGTAAGTCACCCCACAACCACGAACCGTCATTGGCTCTCGACGTGGTCCCCTATCCCGTGGATTGGGACGACGTGGCCAAGTTCAAGGCCATCGCCGCCGCCTTCAAGCAGGCCGCCGGGGAACTCGGCGTCGTCCTGCGCTGGGGCGGCGACTTCAAGTCAATCCTGGACACCCCCCACTTCGAGATCGACGCGCCGGCGAACGACAAATGGACAGAGGCTCCGGCCGCTTCCCTGGACAACGCGGTAACCGCGTCCCTGGGAACCCGGGCTGATTTGGTCGGTCTGGCCGATGCCGAGCTGCTGGCCCGGGTCATTTGGGGCGAATGTCGCGGCATAAACGCCGACGAGGCCCGGGCCATCGCCCATGTGGTGGTCAACCGGGCGAACACGCCGTGCTGGTGGGGCAAAACGGTCAAGGAGTGCTGCCTCAAGGCCAAGCAGTTTTCATGTCTCAACGAAGGGGACCCGAATCTGGCGAAGATTTTGGCCGGAGATTTCCGGGACGGGTCGTGGTCGAACTGTCTGGCCGAGGCCGGCGACGCCCTGGCCGGGGTGAGTCCGGACCCGACCGGGGGCGCGGTCTGCTACCATGCCTCGGCGATGGACCCCTATCCCTCGTGGGCGCAGGAGATGATCTTCACCGTGCCCATCGGCAGCCATCGTTTCTACCGGGAACGCTAA
- a CDS encoding dual CXXC motif small (seleno)protein has protein sequence MAFFSRIKFEPATAKGVACPTCGHTLTFDRTCLAVMLTCQGCGGSFDPARFAAELDDDFDEAYANVPLNRM, from the coding sequence ATGGCTTTTTTCTCGCGCATCAAGTTCGAGCCGGCCACGGCCAAGGGCGTGGCCTGCCCGACCTGCGGCCACACGCTCACCTTCGACCGCACCTGCCTGGCGGTGATGCTCACCTGCCAGGGCTGCGGCGGCAGCTTCGACCCGGCCCGGTTCGCGGCCGAACTCGACGACGATTTCGACGAAGCCTACGCCAACGTGCCGCTCAACCGGATGTAG
- a CDS encoding 2-phosphosulfolactate phosphatase: protein MRIKMLELLSGAAEASGVAVVIDVFRACSVACYAFAGGATRILPVDSVEEALALRAAHPDYLLAGERQCLKPAGFDFGNSPSEVAAADLAGRTLVHATSAGTRGLVAAMGSAERVLTCSFVNMAATAAELLATAPPVVSVVAMGKAGLASAPEDRMCGMYLANLLQDVPNAFAVIPQFLRKTASAEIFFGDTAIVPEADFDLCLTLDAFDFYLEAIRQDDGRLALVRRDAPTQPRAAALPSQV from the coding sequence GTGCGTATCAAGATGCTGGAACTGCTTTCCGGTGCGGCCGAGGCTTCGGGCGTGGCCGTGGTCATCGACGTGTTTCGGGCCTGCTCGGTGGCTTGCTACGCCTTTGCCGGCGGCGCTACGCGCATTTTGCCGGTGGACAGCGTGGAAGAGGCCCTGGCCCTTCGAGCGGCGCACCCCGACTATCTGCTGGCCGGCGAACGCCAGTGCTTAAAGCCCGCAGGCTTTGATTTCGGGAATTCGCCAAGCGAGGTGGCGGCCGCCGATCTGGCCGGCCGAACCCTGGTCCACGCCACCAGCGCCGGCACGCGCGGCCTGGTCGCCGCCATGGGCAGCGCCGAGCGCGTCCTGACCTGCTCCTTTGTCAATATGGCGGCCACGGCAGCCGAACTCCTGGCCACAGCCCCGCCGGTGGTCTCGGTCGTGGCCATGGGCAAGGCCGGGCTGGCCTCGGCCCCGGAAGACCGGATGTGCGGCATGTATCTGGCCAATCTGCTCCAGGACGTGCCCAACGCCTTTGCCGTCATCCCCCAATTTCTGCGCAAGACCGCCAGCGCCGAGATCTTTTTCGGCGACACGGCCATTGTGCCCGAGGCCGATTTCGACCTGTGCCTGACCCTGGACGCCTTTGATTTCTACCTGGAGGCGATCCGCCAGGACGATGGCCGCCTCGCCCTGGTGCGCCGTGACGCGCCGACGCAACCGCGTGCAGCGGCTCTGCCGTCTCAAGTCTGA
- a CDS encoding class I SAM-dependent methyltransferase gives MEAEAKCREWDVFETDGQCAVCGKKAVFAPIKPGFSLRETRCSSCRASRRTRDVARVVAQLAAGPAVRRLPEALAAMAGWRVFEAQAAGPLHDKLRCLPGYVCSEYLPEMVAPGQCTQAGIRCEDLERLSFVDASFDLVVTQDILEHVADPWQAFDELWRVLAPGGRHVFTVPMHEGHATTVRVRYDKEGRRDVLPPVHHGDPVRQGGSLVVTDFGDDLPTLLTRRGQPTLVASHVAFYKPAEMPGIIEGDLYEQYVKAWKAGEKAGFLRYNSVVFLTEKPA, from the coding sequence ATGGAAGCCGAGGCAAAATGCCGGGAATGGGACGTGTTCGAGACCGACGGGCAATGCGCGGTCTGCGGCAAGAAAGCCGTGTTTGCCCCGATAAAGCCGGGGTTTAGCCTGCGCGAGACCCGCTGCTCCTCCTGCCGGGCCAGCCGGCGCACCCGGGATGTGGCCCGGGTGGTGGCCCAGTTGGCCGCCGGACCGGCGGTGCGGCGGTTGCCCGAGGCCCTGGCGGCCATGGCCGGCTGGCGGGTGTTCGAGGCCCAGGCCGCAGGTCCGCTCCATGACAAGCTGCGCTGCCTGCCCGGCTATGTCTGCTCGGAATATCTGCCCGAAATGGTTGCCCCCGGGCAATGCACCCAGGCCGGGATTCGTTGCGAGGACCTGGAGCGACTGAGCTTTGTCGACGCCAGCTTCGATCTGGTCGTCACCCAGGACATTCTGGAACACGTGGCCGATCCCTGGCAGGCTTTTGACGAGCTGTGGCGCGTGCTGGCCCCGGGCGGCCGCCATGTCTTCACCGTGCCCATGCACGAGGGCCACGCCACCACCGTCCGGGTGCGCTACGACAAGGAAGGCCGGCGCGACGTGCTGCCGCCGGTGCACCACGGCGACCCGGTGCGCCAGGGCGGATCACTGGTGGTCACGGATTTCGGCGACGACCTGCCAACGCTGCTCACCCGTCGCGGCCAGCCCACGCTGGTGGCCTCCCACGTGGCCTTCTATAAGCCCGCCGAGATGCCGGGCATCATCGAGGGCGACCTCTACGAGCAGTACGTCAAAGCCTGGAAAGCCGGCGAAAAGGCCGGATTTTTGCGCTACAATTCCGTGGTCTTCCTGACCGAAAAGCCGGCCTGA
- a CDS encoding DsrE/DsrF/DrsH-like family protein has product MTNEASSDGKQRYTFICSKGTLDGAYPSLILALNARRLGHEVFLFYTFMGINVVRKGYLSKLKFHPPGFLGAIPGMSSLATNMMEKQIEEANIPSLEDLFEMAQLEGVRIYGCKMTLEMMKIPESELIEGVEVMNAEQYLKLAGTCAINMFT; this is encoded by the coding sequence ATGACCAATGAAGCGTCGTCGGATGGCAAGCAACGCTATACGTTCATCTGCTCCAAGGGGACCCTCGACGGGGCCTATCCGTCGCTTATCCTGGCGCTCAATGCCAGACGCCTGGGGCATGAAGTGTTCCTGTTCTACACCTTTATGGGCATAAACGTGGTGCGCAAGGGCTACCTGTCCAAGCTCAAATTCCACCCGCCCGGATTCCTCGGGGCCATCCCGGGCATGTCCTCCCTGGCCACGAACATGATGGAAAAGCAGATCGAGGAAGCCAATATCCCCAGTCTTGAGGATCTCTTCGAGATGGCGCAACTGGAAGGGGTCAGGATTTACGGCTGCAAGATGACGCTGGAGATGATGAAGATCCCGGAAAGTGAGTTGATCGAAGGGGTGGAGGTCATGAACGCGGAACAGTATCTGAAGCTGGCCGGAACCTGCGCCATCAACATGTTCACCTAA
- a CDS encoding cyclic nucleotide-binding domain-containing protein produces the protein MSLSTEQQGGHSPKACGFNDYLEVLRELPLFNGVPLDVVKVLAYLSTVETFALGEALCEQGEAMDRCCYVLCGEVDVVRQTSDCETPMLRRGQTYFFGGLGLLAATKAVYTVRAATPVECLTLTKEKFLKTAERFPNILPKILGNVVEHIFHWEEAFLTAHAEECAARGGEMGLSLF, from the coding sequence ATGAGCTTGTCTACGGAGCAGCAGGGCGGGCATAGCCCCAAGGCCTGCGGATTCAACGACTACCTGGAAGTCCTGCGCGAACTGCCGCTGTTTAACGGCGTGCCGCTCGATGTGGTCAAGGTCCTGGCCTATCTGTCCACGGTGGAGACGTTTGCCCTGGGCGAAGCCCTGTGCGAGCAGGGGGAGGCCATGGACCGCTGCTGTTACGTGCTGTGCGGCGAGGTGGACGTGGTGCGCCAGACCAGCGACTGCGAAACCCCGATGCTGCGGCGCGGCCAGACCTATTTCTTCGGCGGCCTGGGCCTGCTGGCGGCCACCAAGGCCGTCTACACGGTGCGGGCGGCCACGCCGGTCGAGTGCCTGACCCTGACCAAGGAAAAATTCCTCAAGACCGCCGAGCGCTTCCCGAACATCCTGCCCAAGATCCTTGGCAACGTGGTGGAACACATCTTTCACTGGGAAGAGGCGTTTTTAACCGCCCACGCCGAAGAATGCGCCGCGCGCGGCGGCGAGATGGGACTGAGTCTTTTTTAA
- a CDS encoding HD-GYP domain-containing protein, giving the protein MLGKARVDSTIEQYFAISPLMIFPQAFGRFRVYIRQAGRFVLYAAENEQFTQRHRQKLHEAGVTEVYIRGEQRPDFNNYIEKHLPSILTNTSIPVPERAKVLYTTAEAVVQDVFETKLPRGLGKREYTRVTSLIEKSLDFLASNESLRCMATLLSHDYSVHTHSMQVFVYTAAILQSLKADEYTLIQAGIGALLHDIGKARIPIEILSKPGPLTPDERVVINTHPTKGVALCQDVALTPMATQGILMHHERMDGSGYPGGLAGELIPAHVRALCVADVYDALTTTRSYAPAMPPFQALRLMREEMSGHFDMGVFKQLVLILSDANLV; this is encoded by the coding sequence ATGTTGGGCAAGGCCAGGGTAGACAGCACGATTGAACAGTACTTCGCCATTTCCCCGCTGATGATCTTTCCCCAGGCCTTCGGGCGCTTCCGGGTCTACATCCGGCAGGCGGGGCGTTTCGTACTCTACGCCGCTGAAAACGAGCAGTTCACCCAGCGCCACCGGCAAAAGCTCCACGAAGCCGGGGTGACCGAGGTCTACATCCGGGGGGAGCAACGGCCGGATTTCAACAATTACATCGAAAAACACCTGCCGAGCATCCTGACAAATACAAGCATTCCTGTGCCGGAACGGGCCAAGGTGCTCTACACCACGGCCGAAGCAGTGGTGCAGGACGTTTTCGAGACGAAACTCCCCCGGGGCCTGGGCAAGCGCGAATACACCCGCGTCACCTCGCTGATAGAGAAATCCCTGGATTTTCTGGCCTCCAACGAATCCCTGCGCTGCATGGCCACCCTGCTCTCCCACGACTACTCGGTGCATACCCACAGTATGCAGGTGTTCGTCTACACCGCCGCCATCCTGCAATCCTTAAAGGCCGACGAATACACCCTGATTCAGGCCGGCATCGGCGCGCTCCTGCACGACATCGGCAAAGCCCGCATTCCAATCGAGATTCTGTCCAAGCCCGGGCCGCTGACCCCGGACGAGCGCGTCGTCATCAACACCCATCCGACCAAGGGCGTGGCCCTGTGCCAGGACGTGGCCCTGACGCCCATGGCCACCCAGGGCATTCTCATGCACCACGAGCGCATGGACGGCTCGGGCTATCCCGGCGGACTGGCCGGCGAACTTATCCCGGCCCATGTGCGCGCCTTGTGCGTGGCCGACGTCTACGACGCCCTCACCACCACCCGCTCCTACGCCCCGGCCATGCCCCCGTTTCAGGCCTTGCGCCTTATGCGCGAGGAGATGTCGGGCCATTTCGACATGGGCGTTTTCAAGCAGCTGGTGCTCATTTTAAGCGACGCGAATCTGGTTTAA
- a CDS encoding trimeric intracellular cation channel family protein: protein MDQSFELPLYLDLFAVFLMAATGAIEAIRREFDLVGLLGLSLATGLGGALIRDGIFLQSGVPAVMRNPDYLYAVAAAAGACLVFGRRALLSERLVALVDAAALGAYAVVGMEKSLAFGLDFAAAVLVGTVNACGGGILRDVLMREEPMVFRPGQFYGLAALLGCLTYPFLRQSLGVHPVTAALCTILFTFLLRVLAITRNWRTVPVHETGLFRRRRRRHPPVA from the coding sequence ATGGACCAGAGTTTTGAGCTGCCGCTGTATCTCGATCTTTTCGCCGTGTTTCTCATGGCCGCAACCGGGGCCATCGAGGCCATTCGCCGGGAATTCGATCTGGTGGGGCTGCTTGGCCTGTCCCTGGCCACCGGACTTGGCGGGGCGCTCATACGCGACGGCATCTTCCTGCAATCCGGCGTCCCGGCCGTGATGCGCAACCCGGACTATCTTTACGCCGTGGCTGCGGCCGCCGGGGCCTGCCTGGTTTTCGGGCGTCGGGCGCTTCTCTCCGAGCGGCTGGTCGCCCTGGTCGATGCTGCGGCCCTGGGGGCCTACGCCGTGGTCGGCATGGAAAAATCCCTGGCCTTTGGCCTGGATTTCGCCGCCGCCGTGCTGGTTGGAACGGTCAATGCCTGCGGCGGCGGCATCCTTCGCGACGTGCTCATGCGCGAAGAACCCATGGTCTTCCGGCCGGGCCAGTTCTACGGCTTGGCCGCCCTGCTCGGCTGCCTGACCTATCCCTTCCTGCGCCAAAGCCTCGGCGTCCACCCCGTGACCGCCGCGCTTTGCACCATCCTCTTCACCTTCCTGCTGCGCGTCCTGGCCATTACCCGCAACTGGCGCACCGTCCCGGTCCATGAGACCGGCCTGTTTCGCCGCCGACGCCGCCGCCACCCGCCCGTGGCTTGA